In Aquincola tertiaricarbonis, the genomic stretch TACGACCAGCTGATCCACGACGTCGCGATCCAGAATCTGCCGGTGGTGTTCGCGCTCGACCGCGCCGGCATCGTCGGTGCCGACGGGGCTACCCACGCCGGCGCCTACGACATCGCCTACCTGCGCTGCATCCCGAACATGGGCGTGCTGACGCCGGCCGACGAGAACGAGTGCCGCAAGGCGCTGACCACCGCCTACCGCCGTGACCACCCGGTGGCGGTGCGCTACCCGCGCGGCACCGGCGCCGGCGTGGCCACCGATGCCGACCTGCCCGACTTCGAATGGGGCAAGGGCGAAGTGCGCCGCAACGGCCAGCGCATCGCCATCCTGGCCTTCGGCACCCTGCTGTACCCGGCGCTGGCCGCCGCCGACAAGCTGGACGCCACCGTGGCCAACATGCGCTTTGCCAAGCCGCTGGACGAAGCCCTGGTGGCCGAGCTGGCGCGCACGCACGACGCCATCGTGACGGTGGAAGACGGCTGCGTGATGGGCGGCGCGGGCGCGGCGGTGATGGAGGCGCTGCAACGCGCCGGCCTGCAGAACCCGGTGCTGTCGCTGGGCCTGCCCGATGAGTTCATCGAGCATGGCGACCCGGCCAAGCTGATGGCCGGCATCGGCCTGGATGCCGCCGGCATCGAGCAATCGATCCGCAAGCGCTTCCTGGGCGGCAAGCCGGCGCTGGTGGTGGCGGCCTCGGCCGGCTGAGGGCGGCGCGCGTGGCCAGCTACCCGCCGCAGGGCCTGAAGCCCACGCACGAACAGATCCTCAAGCACCTGCGCCGCTCCAACGAAGTGGCGCAACGGGCGGTGGTGCTGGGCCACCACCCGTTCGGCGCGGTGCTGGTGGGCCCCGACCAGGAAACCGTGTTGCTGGAGCAGTGCAACATCGACACGGTCAACCATGCCGAGTCGACGCTGGCCCGCGTGGCGGCCACCAACTTCACGCCCGAGTTCCTGTGGGGCTGCACGCTCTACACCGCGGTGGAGCCCTGCTGCATGTGCGCCGGCACCGCCTACTGGGCCAACATCGGCCGCATCGTCTTCGGCATGACCGAAGAGCAGCTGCTGCAGGCCACCGGCAGCCACGAAGAAAACCCGACGATGAGCGTGCCCTCGCGGTACGTCTTCGACCACTGCCAGAAGCCGGTGGACCTGATCGGCCCGGTGCCCGAGATCGCCGCCGAGACGGTGGCGATGCAGCAGGCGTTCTGGTCCAGCCGCTAGGCCACCGCGGGCGGGTTCAGCGGGTGGCGCGCCGCCGCACGCATTCCAGGTAGGCCTGGCCGTCGGGCGGCAGGCCACTGCGCTGCGAGGCCCAGATCATCTCGCCCAGGCAGTCCATCATCTGGTGCTGCGCCTCGTGCGCCGAGCCCAGCTTGGCCGCCAGCAGCCCGAAGGCCTGCTTGATGCCGGTGGGCTGGTCGATCGACACCTGTTCGCTGATCGACAGGTGCATGCTCAGGTGCAGGAAGGGGTTGGTGCGGCCTTCTTCCACCGTATAGCTGGCGGCCAGCGCCGCCTCCAGGTCCGACAGGTCGGCGTGGTACTCCGGATGCTCGTCGATCCATGGCGCCGCCACCGCCTCCATCGGGACCAGCGGCATGCCCTCGCGCTGCTTGCGCAGCACCTCGCAGAAGAAGCGGCGGACGTCGTGTTGGCTGGGCTGGAACATGGCGGGATTGTCGCGCTTCAGCCGCCTGATGGCAGCGCGTTCGGAGGCAGGCCCACCCGCCCGCCGGGCCGCCCCAAGGGCGGGTGCGCCCCCTCGGGGGGCAGCGAGCGCAGCGAGCTTGGGGGTAGGCTTACCGGCCAACCGGGCATGTTCAGGTAGTAGCGCAAGGCCTTGCCCTGTCCATGCGTCCACAGCATTCCGGCCGCCACCAAGTCGGCCAGATCGCGCGTTGCGGTGGGCTTGGAGGCACCGGTGAGCTTGATGTACTTCTGCGCATTCAAGCCGCCCAGGAAGCCACCGTCTCCGTCGTCCAGCAGCCGCTGCACCACCTTGCGCTGTCGTTCGTTCAAAGCAGCGGCGGCCGGCGTAGTCCAGAAGCGGGCTTTGGCAAGCACCGTGTCGACCACGCGGCCCGACTGCTCGGAGGCCAGCGCTACCTGTTGCGCAAACCAGACCACCCAGGCCGTCGCGTCGGTGCTGCCGCGTTGAGCGGCGTTGAGTGCTTCGTAGTAGCCGTTGCGCTCGGCCAGCAACTGCCGGGACAACCCATACAGCCGCACTGGCGCCTGGTGATGTTGTGCCATCGCCAAGTCGACGATGGCACGGCCAATGCGGCCGTTGCCGTCTTCAAACGGGTGGATGGTCTCGAACCACAGGTGCGCCAGCGCCGCCCTTGCCACGCCGTCCATCGCCGGCGCCTCGCCAGCTCGTGGGGTTGGTTGGTTGAACCAGGCGAGGAAAACCGTCATCTGGCCAAAGACCTGCGAGGAAGGCGGCGCTTCATAGTGCACCACTTCCTTGCCCGGGCGCCCACTGACGATTTGCATGGGGTCGGCATGGCTGCGGTAACGACCGACCTCGATGCGGCGGATGCCGCTGGTGCCGCCCGGAAACAAAGCCGATTGCCAGCGCCACAATCGGTCGTGGTCCAGGGGCTGGTCAAAACTGCGGATGGCGTCGTCGATCACCGCCACCTGGCCGTCGGCATGACGATCCTGGGGTCCAGCATTGGACAGGCCCAGGCGGCGCATGACCGAAGACCGCACGGCATCCGGCGACAGCCGTTGGCCCTCGATGGCGGCTGTGGCGATGGTTTCTTCCTCCATCAAGGTCTGCAACACCGAGACATCGCTTTGCAGACCAATGGCCTGCGCCTTGCCTTCGAGGCGCCCCTGCATGCGATGCGCATGAGCCAGCACCGGGCCGGCCTGCGCGGCGTTGAAGGTCAGCGCGGGCCAGTCGGGCTGCTGCCACACCCAGCGTGGTTTGCGGAAGCTCATGAGCCGCATTTTAGACAATTCGGCTCAAATCATGAGCCGTATAGGTCGAATTGGGGCTCATGAGCCCCAGCGCCTAACATGCACCCGGCCCGACCTGCCGGCCGGGTGCACAAGAACACGACGAACAAGACCGACAAGTTGGAGACAAGCCCGGCATGCCTGAAGCAATCTACGACCATGTCATCGTGGGCGGCGGTACCGCCGGCTGCCTGCTGGCCAACCGGCTGAGCGCCGATCCGCGGCGGCGCGTGCTGCTGCTGGAGGCGGGGCCGGCCGACAACTACCACTGGATCCACATCCCGGTGGGCTACCTGTACTGCATCGGCAACCCGCGCACCGACTGGCTGTACCAGACCGATGCCGACGCCGGCCTCAATGGCCGCCAGCTGCGCTACCCCCGCGGCCGCACGCTGGGTGGCTGCAGCAGCATCAACGGCATGATCTACATGCGTGGCCAGTCGCGCGACTACGACGGCTGGGCCGCGGCCACCGGCAGCGACGACTGGGCCTGGCGCCAGGTGCTGCCCTACTTCCTGCTGCACGAAGACCACCACGGCGGCGCCAGCGAACTGCACGGTGCGCAGGGCACCCTGCCCGCGGTGCTGCGAGGCCAGGCCGATGGCGACCGCGACGACGCCTACCTGCAGTCGCTGCGCGCCCGCGGCGCCGGTGGCGAGTGGCGGGTGGAGAAGCAGCGGTTGCGCTGGGACATCCTGGACGCCTTCGCCCGCGCGGCCGAGCAGGCCGGCATCGCCGCCACGCCCGACTTCAACCGCGGCAGCAACGAAGGCGTGGGCTACTTCGAGGTGAACCAGCGCGCCGGCTGGCGCTGGAATACCGCCAAGGCCTTTTTGCGGCCGGCGCAGGGCCGGCCCAACCTGTCCATACAAGTGGGCGCGCAGGTGCAGCGGCTGCGGCTGCAGGCCGATGCCGACGGTGCCATGCGCTGCACCGGCCTGCGCTATTGGAACGGCCGCGAATCGGTGGAAGTGCGGGCGCGGCATGAGGTGGTGCTCAGCGCCGGCAGCATCGGCACGCCGCAGATCCTGCAGCTGTCGGGCATCGGGCCGGGTGCGCACCTGCACGAGCAGGGCGTGGCCGTGCTGCACGAGCTGCCCGGCGTGGGTGAGAACCTGCAGGACCACCTGCAGATCCGCGCGGTGTTCAAGGTGCAGAAGGTGAGCACGCTCAACGTGCTGGCCAACAGCCTGCTGGGCAAGGCCCGCATCGGGCTGGAGTACGCCGTCAACCGCAGCGGGCCGATGAGCATGGCGCCCAGCCAGCTGGGGGCGTTTGCGCGCAGCGACCCGTCGCGCGCCTGGCCCAACCTGCAGTA encodes the following:
- a CDS encoding nucleoside deaminase, which codes for MASYPPQGLKPTHEQILKHLRRSNEVAQRAVVLGHHPFGAVLVGPDQETVLLEQCNIDTVNHAESTLARVAATNFTPEFLWGCTLYTAVEPCCMCAGTAYWANIGRIVFGMTEEQLLQATGSHEENPTMSVPSRYVFDHCQKPVDLIGPVPEIAAETVAMQQAFWSSR
- a CDS encoding DUF1841 family protein, with the protein product MFQPSQHDVRRFFCEVLRKQREGMPLVPMEAVAAPWIDEHPEYHADLSDLEAALAASYTVEEGRTNPFLHLSMHLSISEQVSIDQPTGIKQAFGLLAAKLGSAHEAQHQMMDCLGEMIWASQRSGLPPDGQAYLECVRRRATR
- a CDS encoding Fic family protein; amino-acid sequence: MRLMSFRKPRWVWQQPDWPALTFNAAQAGPVLAHAHRMQGRLEGKAQAIGLQSDVSVLQTLMEEETIATAAIEGQRLSPDAVRSSVMRRLGLSNAGPQDRHADGQVAVIDDAIRSFDQPLDHDRLWRWQSALFPGGTSGIRRIEVGRYRSHADPMQIVSGRPGKEVVHYEAPPSSQVFGQMTVFLAWFNQPTPRAGEAPAMDGVARAALAHLWFETIHPFEDGNGRIGRAIVDLAMAQHHQAPVRLYGLSRQLLAERNGYYEALNAAQRGSTDATAWVVWFAQQVALASEQSGRVVDTVLAKARFWTTPAAAALNERQRKVVQRLLDDGDGGFLGGLNAQKYIKLTGASKPTATRDLADLVAAGMLWTHGQGKALRYYLNMPGWPVSLPPSSLRSLPPEGAHPPLGRPGGRVGLPPNALPSGG
- a CDS encoding GMC family oxidoreductase; the encoded protein is MPEAIYDHVIVGGGTAGCLLANRLSADPRRRVLLLEAGPADNYHWIHIPVGYLYCIGNPRTDWLYQTDADAGLNGRQLRYPRGRTLGGCSSINGMIYMRGQSRDYDGWAAATGSDDWAWRQVLPYFLLHEDHHGGASELHGAQGTLPAVLRGQADGDRDDAYLQSLRARGAGGEWRVEKQRLRWDILDAFARAAEQAGIAATPDFNRGSNEGVGYFEVNQRAGWRWNTAKAFLRPAQGRPNLSIQVGAQVQRLRLQADADGAMRCTGLRYWNGRESVEVRARHEVVLSAGSIGTPQILQLSGIGPGAHLHEQGVAVLHELPGVGENLQDHLQIRAVFKVQKVSTLNVLANSLLGKARIGLEYAVNRSGPMSMAPSQLGAFARSDPSRAWPNLQYHVQPLSLDAFGEPLHGFPAFTASVCNLNPTSRGRVRIRSPRFEDAPSIAPQYLSTEEDRQVAAQSLRLTRRIVAQPALAAYQPQEWKPGTQYQTDEELARLAGDIATTIFHPVGTTKMGRDDDPMAVVDARLRVRGVRGLRVVDAGVMPTITSGNTNSPTLMIAERAAQWIAQDALREEAALT